The Eubacterium maltosivorans genome includes the window AGTAAAAAATCCATGCGCTCTATTCCGGTCGATAAAGAGCTTATTCAGTTTTTAAGTGATATTGGTCGGGTCCGTGAAAGTATTTACGTTATGGGCCATTTTCGCGACAAAAAGCGGCCAAAGAATCCAGATACATGGAAGCAACGACACTATGACAAGTTCATGGAGCGTCTCATCGAAAAATATCCGGAGATCCCTGAGCTTACTCCTCACGAGCTTCGACACACCTTTGGGAGCATCTTATATACTTCCGGTGTGGATATTTATCGCGTATCCAAAATTTTAGGTCACAGTTCTGTGGATATTACCACAAAAATATATGTGCATACAACAGTTGAAGACTTGCGAAATGGCATTCCATATGAGAACTTACCTTAACTGTCATTTCTTTAAAGTACACTTTTTCTTTAATATTACCTATACTTATGTTAGTACGACATAAAAATATTTTATTGGTTTCTGAAAGGCCCTAAAATAGCGGTCTGCAGAAGAAAAAAGGCTTGCAAAAAGTACGACAAAAGTACGACAAAAATACGAATATAAAACCGAAAGATACCGAAAAATAGCAATCCATTGAAACCTTAGTTTCTGCCTTAAAACATAAAAAAACCGCTGTATTTAGCGGTTTTCCGTGTCATATTAATGGTGGAGACAAGGGGACTTGAACCCCTGACCTTCTGACTGCCAGTCAGACGCGCTCCCAACTGCGCCATGCCCCCATAAGCTGACTATGCTATGATACAATACCTGATTATTTTTGTCAATGGCTTTTTTAGAAAAAACTATTATTTCCTCTTAACAATTTAATGAAAATGGTTTAAAATAGAACCATACTAAATTATATAGGAGAAATCAAATGGCTAAAATAGAAATTTTCGAACCAGAATTAACTTGTATTGATGGTGTCTGCCAAATGGGCGAAAACGCTGATCTGGCACGAATCAATGACATGGTTGCTTCTTTTGCTGATGATGGCTGGGATATTGTAAGACATAACCTTACAATGGATCCTAATGCTTTTGTAGAAAACCGTACAATTGGAACCTTATTGGTGGAAAAGGGAAACAGTGTTCTACCAGTTACTTTAGTGAACGGCAAAATTGTAAAAATGCGCGAATATCCCTCTGCTCTTGAATTCGTAAAATGGTTTTCCGGCGGGACAGAGTGAGTTAATTTGATGGATTTTAAAAGTCTTTATCAACAAATATCTGATTTTATTCCCAACACTGACCAGGAATTTGCGGATAAAAAAATTTTTATAAGCTTAATGGAGAAATATCCAGATACTATCCTGACTAGAAAAAATCCTGTAGCGCATCTAACAGGCTCAGGTTTTATTTTTAATCCACATCGCGACCAGTGCCTGATGGTCTTTCATAATCTTTACAGGTCGTGGTCCTGGAGCGGCGGCCACGCCGACGGGTGTTCCGATCTTTTATCTGTAGCGATCAGAGAAGCAGAGGAAGAAACTGGCATTAAAAATTTAAAACCTATTTCAG containing:
- a CDS encoding arsenic metallochaperone ArsD family protein, with protein sequence MAKIEIFEPELTCIDGVCQMGENADLARINDMVASFADDGWDIVRHNLTMDPNAFVENRTIGTLLVEKGNSVLPVTLVNGKIVKMREYPSALEFVKWFSGGTE
- a CDS encoding NUDIX hydrolase, with translation MDFKSLYQQISDFIPNTDQEFADKKIFISLMEKYPDTILTRKNPVAHLTGSGFIFNPHRDQCLMVFHNLYRSWSWSGGHADGCSDLLSVAIREAEEETGIKNLKPISEKIISLDVLPVFGHFKNGKYVSTHLHLSIAFSLIADDRLPLTINPDENSDVAWLPLESIEKYSSEKHMLPIYQKIIKRTKAL